In Carassius auratus strain Wakin unplaced genomic scaffold, ASM336829v1 scaf_tig00036718, whole genome shotgun sequence, the genomic stretch acaaaaaatattgatactGATATGTACtacatattcaaataaagttataacattatataacatttcagcctttattttttgttataaaaagcatgagtcataatgaaaaaaaaaaaaatatatatatatatgtatatgtatgttccATAAACAGGTCTACTCCAGTGcaatgtgcattttaaaaatctCAACACTTCTGATTACAAGCAACAAGAATATGGTCAGATATTTGCATTGTTACCAGGAACATACTCTTGCTTGAAAATACACAGGCAGGTGTGCTGAAGCAGGCTGGAAATGAACTTTGCAGGATGGTGGGTCCCAATGAACAGGGTTGAAGACCTTCGGTATGTGCCCTGCCTCCAAGACATCTTATTCGTTTTtgttaaagggtaactaaacccctggtcagagcctgactccacccactggcaatatttgaaaaatgctgagcgggtggggcgtgaacctgagacccgcagtgacggattgattgacagctgcttgtcagagacgctaaaatggagagtgactgtagtgatgcaggtagctttgcaacagagcattcatatgaagtagaggacttttcccCCCCAcattcacctgaagtggaggatgtcgaggtgcctgtggacacagggccagggcctgagccatatcaattcgatagtgatgggaagttcggatcattttacagactcagacttttgagtctcgttcagcaaaataaacaaatctttttttgtgtcatttcattcatttcgttcattttagcgaactgtaattaaaatgttacgtgttacttccccaacacatctagtacttacgcaaacgttgatcacactacaaacaatacaaaactaaaatgctataagatacagaaaagattaattcattctttacctgggtcttcagtctgtgattagctcacctcatttcttatctgacaagtcttcgggttaaAGTCATTcattaatcacgtgacagccccatacgctatttctgacatttctttcactgtgtttttgtaactgtttcttcaggatctgtggtgtgttattattttataaataaataaaaccctgttattaataaaatattgattgatttgtctttttgactgtctatcagtcaATAAACATTAGGctgcataataatataataatccaagactacaatacaaagtatttatagcctagtttgttcatttgtaatccaattttgagtttgctggtataataattgcttttcctaggcaaacTTGACGTTTTGGTCTAATATATGTATGAGAAGATttctcaaaaaggacataatgacataagtTAAAAGccaataacattttgaatcctaaacaagtaacactacagttctatagtctaatctgaagggtgaagtcaaaagacataaatcatacgacaaggttttaaaaaaaaatatatatcttcttCAAAGTGATTTCGCCATCATTTGGACAACATTTAAAGCATAaaccaataattataataacaaataataataagtactatgcacccatttgtaaggaaggttgtaaattaactaattagattgtcacgtgacaaaagaacgaacaacctgaagacccgaactatgaactaattaattctctttccggctcaagactgcattgactgacaggtgaattactactagcggaacagaacctatagaataatgcgcatgcgcacttgaacgaatcactccccgagaagACTCGTTCTTCCTGAGTCCCATTAAAGATATggtcaaaatgaacgaatcgttcaagaacgacataTCACTACAATTCAAGcagctggctcaaactgcggtcttaactcccgcaccacgtcgcttttcagcgcaaactgtgtggagaagcccatttccacctgaATTgcattggagaagcaatcccATGTAAATTGCAGTTTGCACACTgcagctctaggcgggaactcgcGGTCTTCCAgcccaagtgcatgcaaccactggcgcctaattttaaagtctgctggtaaaccatgcagtccagcagtgctgtcgcaaccagcaacactacacctacgtcccatcctgaccactgtactaaatacagataaatctacgccAACTTGAAGCTCTCTTAAATGATGCACTAACTAACTATTcttctaacaatactaatgttacactaacaactatgtTAATTAACTAGATAtgctacacaaaataatctaaataactatataaaagctatgctaaatagatgctataaaagtctatcctggtcgttttcgatactcgcaattccaactcctgactcactacagtcagtgattttgacggaacaagatggttttatactgccaagggcgtggtagctTGTACCAAGGGGTGTGGTGAGCTGGAAATTGCTTGCATCACTTGCCActgcaacatccaataggaaaaatcaactgcagtagccactgttcaacctgaagagggcagcactcagacgttttcacgaaaagtgaagtgacatacagccaagtatggtgacccatactcagaatttgtgctatgCGTTTTAACCCattcgaagtgcacacacacagagcagtgatctcacacacacacacacacacacacacacacccggaggagtgggcagccatttatgctgcagcgcccagggagcagttgggggttcgatgccttgctcaagggcacctaagtcgtagtattgaaggtggagagagaactgtacatgcacttcccacccacaattcctgccggcccgagactcgaactcacaacccttcgattgggagtccgactctctaaccattaggccacgacttcccttacaccatatattgtagaattaaaacactttatactcaaatgtcaaaaaagttactcgaatcaatgaacagcactaataaagccccattcttatagatccttaacaaaaaaaaagttggtttaggtttagttactctttaagaaatattttgttttagttgttgAATACAAAAGGTTTGACACATTTACCAGTTGAAGATTTATTCACTGTGGCATCCCTATTTCATTATAATTTCCTATTGAATAATTATGTTTGGTTTATAATTTACTAATTTCTTCTCCAGGTGTTTTTAGTGTTGGCACTGAGGAACTGTCAGCAtttgtgatggagggagattcagtcactctacacactaatgttgaaacaaaacaacaagaagatataaaatggtattttaataacactcgcatcgctcaaatcactggagatctcagttttatctgtacagatgttcagtgtaatgaagggactgagagattcagagacagactgaagctggacaatcagactggatctctgaccatcatgaacatcacaaacacagactctggactttatgaatTAAAGATCATCAGCATCAGAAGAAGCAGTGAAAAGACCTTCAATGTTACTGTTTATGGTGAgtcatttaatgaatttaatgaataaatctgtTTAAAAGCAGGAttagataatataatgttatcCTTTCTGTTTGAATGAATAATTGGTGTAAAATACGTTTATAAAATGTGTGCAAAACAGAGATAAATGTTGCTTTTCAAAGAGCATGATTAATCACTTTCACATCCAgagattgttttatgttttggcaAAAAGATCTTTCAGTCATcggttggtttgtgtttcaggtgtttctgcTGCTGAACGAGATGCAATGAAGAgaaagtcagtgaaggagggagaatctgttaCTTTATATCCTGGTGTAATGAAAAACCCAAATTATTTAATGACCTGGTATTTTACTGACATTTGCATCGCTGAAATCATTGAAGAACCCAGTAAGAACTGTACAGATGATCAGTGTAATAATGGCACTGAAAGATTCAGAGaccgactgaagctggatcatcagactggatctctgatcatcacaaacaccagaaacacTGACTCTGGAGAATATCAACTACAGATCACCTGCAGCAAAATCACCATCATAAGGAACTTCAGTGTTTATGTCACTGGTgagtattatttagtttattcccttgagcaattaaaaaatagtttaacattttttcttttttcattcttggatttttctttattgtttcaTTGCGTTTGAAAAAGTGAGCTTTGACTCCAGTATCAAGTAGAGTTGCAAAGGGATGGAACATTTAtagaaactaaaataataataataataaaaaataaaatgctgaataaattccACAATTTCTGTAATGTTTCTGAAATATTTCACCTCTTTGCAACCCTAGTATTAAACTATCACCTTAAGGTCAAGTGActaattgtaaaaacatttctgaCAGCTCAATGATGTGATGCTATTTTAGGTGATGTTCTCCAGAACACACTACAACTCTTATCAGTTAAAGTAATATGATGCTGATGACTAAAGTAGAAAAGTGaaaaaacttaaaattttgaaaaaaattgatGGTAATTTGCTCTCTAGTAATAATGACTTATTTACTCTTTCAGTTTCAGGTCTGTCTGCAAGTGGAAAAGCAGGAATATGTGTTGCTGTCCTGCTGATTATAGCTGCATTTGTTTGTGGGTTTTATTTTTACAAGCGTCGAGTAAAAAGAAAAGGTGAGTATTAGTGATgggaaatctgttttttttttctgtgaactgATTCTTTCAGACCGCTTGTTTCAAAAACTTGGTTCAAAAAGTGATTCAGTTTACTAGATGATCATTTTTGTGCCCCAATTTGTCTAATTTAATACACAATCcttcaaaacttttattttcttatagGTGCACACTTAAAGTACTTTGTAATCAGTGTCCCTCTAGGTTGAAGTCATTGGTTtcaatacatttgatttattatacTTTCTGCTGTTCATCATTAacatacatgtataaatatatagttcTGTCAAATTATTAACCGTGATTAACTgcatccaaaatgaaagttttttgtttacataatatgtatttgtactttgtatatttattatgtgtataaataaacacacatgcatctatatatttaaggaaaaataagtcatgtttatacatttaaaatatttctatataatatcaattatatttatataaatatatacatggaagtattttcaaaatgcatttttatgtatttacagtatatagacacataataaatatacacagtgtatatatatatatatacatatatatatatatatatatatatatatatatatatatatatatatatatatatatatatatatatatatatatatatatatactctaatTAACCAAAGTAGTGTGTGTCTAATTGAGTTTGTTATTGTTGTTCAAACAGACACCAATAAACAGCAAAGTGATCAGGTAAGATACTATGAGCACTAAATCAGTTTGCctacaaaaaaatctgaatcagggcccgtattcataaagaatcttaatgcaaaaagtagctcctattgacaaaattctaagaaaattcgtAGAAATGTGggtgtttactcttaaaattaaagaaaaaatcctagtaaagaacaaagtaattcagaaagcatcttaacccttaaaagaggtcttaaggtcaaacttgttaggagcacagacgaggacttttaagaggcttaagagtttctttagcagaggagaaaatggcagaaagatgaagaggcagaagaaatgttgCAGACagtgacagtgagttaataaaacgttatagattatataataatttataatttaatatataaattaaagtaattactacattatgatatttggcaactgggaaaatgcaacaatgcaatagtgatgatttgattctgtcacaaccttctgtaagcagagtgatcacacaaacaattacagcactttcagaacatcttcgTTTCGAAgatcatttcgtttccactggacctTCCCACCTTTCAGGctcaaaaactgcatttatgaatatagcaggctttagtttagttagtttgtgctatacgctcccatgtctgcttcttgtcccttgctgtgacacccggcctgAATtgtcctttaagaatggccttgtgttcatccactaactgggctaacactAAACACTGtacctctgtccagtttggctttctcgcccttcttggttttgattccatgtttgatacattaaaaccaacattcaaactgcCATTTAGATAgtacagcaatcactgtaattggaaagagtggaacaatttttatcattctaagccaatcaaataccttataggaaattaaaagcatggtaaatgaaaaaagaatttagatttgtgtgtgtgtgtgagagagagagagagagagagagagagagagagagaacggtcaagtaggaaaaattacgcatgtaaattcaaagtgagaattagaatagaccctatacttaaaatcactctttttttttcattcttggacagccaaccaatcacagtcttcaaaagagtgtgtcatacatagcaacagggtcaaccccgcctcctcactaagatgaaagtttttgtcttttcattactcagagttgctctcagattggtcccgaatcgctcttaagctaagactcctacgtaaaagttttgaagctaaattaagagttttctgagagaattcttagaatctttatgaatacgggcccaggtttGTGTGAAATATGTTTGAAACACCAATAATAACTGATTCATCAGGACAGCAGCGTTCTCACAGTTTACTTCATAATAAACAATGGTGTGGATACATTCtcattatgtaattatataattccAATAGTTGATTTAATGATGTTattatgataattatatatatatatatatatatatatatatatatatatatatatatatataaagtgcaaGGGTGCCAATACTGTTGGCCACAACTGTATGTTACTGTAGTACAGAAGATGACAGTGTAATGCAGTTTatcatattcattaatatttagtaaaataacaccatattttcTGCAAACAAAGAAATACAgtctattttttttgtgtgagcGAATCATTAATCCTGTTCATGTCTTTCACCTTCTGTGAATCTGTTTTCTTCCAGGTGAATGATGTTAATGATTCATCTCCTGATCAGAGTGACGTTCCACTGATGGATGTTGCTCATGAGAGGTCCTCTAATCACACTGACGCTCTAGTGAAGAACACCACCAATGACTCGTCCTCTAATCACACTGCTGCTCTAGTGAAGAACACTACCAGTGACTCATCCTCTAATCACACTGACGCTCTAGTGATGAACACCATCAATGACTCGTCCTCTAATCACACTGACGCTCTAGTGAAGAACACCACCAATGACTCGTCCTCTAATCACACCGATGCTGTAGTGAAGAACACCACCAATGACTCGTCCTCTAATCACACTGCTGCTCTATTGAAGAACACTACCAGTGACTCCTCCTCTAATCACACTGATGCTCCAGTGATGGAAACCACCAATGACTCGTCCTCTAATCACACTGATGCTCTAGTGATGAACACCACCAATGACTCATCCTCTAATCACACTGACGCTCTAGTGAAGAACACCACCAATGACTCGTCCTCTAATCACACCGATGCTGTAGTGAAGAACACCACCAATGACTTGTCCTCTAATCACACCGATGCTGTAGTGAAGAACACCACCAATGACTCGTCCTCTAATCACACTGCTGCTCTAGTGAAGAACACCACCAATGACTCGTCCTCTAATCACACCGATGCTGTAGTGAAGAACACCACCAATGACTCGTCCTCTAATCACACTGCTGCTCTATTGAAGAACACTACCAGTGACTCATCCTCTAATCACACTGATGCTCTAGTGATGAACACCACCAATGACTTGTCTTCTAATCACACTGATGCTCCAGTGATGGACACCACCAATGACTCGTCCTCTAATCACACTGATGCTCTAGTGATGAACTCCACCAATGACTCATCCTCTAATCACACTGACGCTCTAGTGAAGAACACCACCAATGACTCGTCCTCTAATCACACCGATGCTGTAGTGAAGAACACCACCAATGACTCGTCCTCTAATCACACTGCTGCTCTATTGAAGAACACTACCAGTGACTCATCCTCTAATCACACTGACGCTCTAGTGAAGAACACCACCAATAACTCGTCCTCTAATCACACCGATGCTGTAGTGAAGAACACCACCAATGACTCGTCCTCTAATCACACTGCTGCTCTATTGAAGAACACTACCAGTGACTCATCCTCTAATCACACTAATGCTCCAGTGATGAACATCACCAGTGACTCATCCTCTAATCACACTGATGCTCCAGTGATGGACGCCACCAATGATTCTTCCTCTAATCACACTGATGCTCCAGTGATGGACACCATCAATGACTCGTCCTCTAATCACACTGATGCTCAAGTGAAGGACACCACCAATGACTCGTCCTCTAATCACACCGATGCTGTAGTGAAGAACACCACCAATGACTCGTCCTCTAATCACACCGATGCTGTAGTGAAGAACACCACCAATGACTCGTCCTCTAATCACACTGATGCTCCAGTGAAGGACGCCACCCATGACTCTTCCTCTAATCACACTGATGCTCCAGTGATGGACACCACCAATGACTCGTCCTCTAATCACACTGATGCTCCAGTGAAGGACGCCACCAATGATTCTTCCTCTAATCACACTGATGCTCCAGTGATGGACACCACCAATGACTTGTCCTCTATTCACACTGATGCTCCAGTGAAGGACACCACCAATGACTCTTCCTCTAATCGCACTGATGCTCCAGTGATGGACACCACCAATGACTTGTCCTCTAATCACACTGATGTTCTAGTGAATAACACCACCAATGACTCGTCCTCTAATCACACTGATGCTCCAGTGAAGAACACCACCAATGACTCATCCTCTAATCACACTGATGCTCCAGTGAAGGACGCCACCAATGATTCTTCCTCTAATCACACTGATGCTCCAGTGAAGAACACCACCAGTGACTCTTCCTCTAATCACACTGATGCTGTAGTGATGAACACCACCAATGACTCGTCCTCTAATCACACTGAGATTGAGCCTGCAGCTGCCAGGGAGATCTAacattactaattattttgatACGTTCATGGGGAGTGAAGAGaggatagaaaacagatatttttccAATCCTCTCTTCATCATAAGACAATGTCTTGCTGCTCAAAGAAATAGTATCATCATACCAAGATTTTAGATGTCTCTACCAATATCAAGTGAAATTTCACTTCAACTTTAGTTTCAACACCATACTAAGAACTAATGATTTTTATCTTaatcatttaaatgataaattaaagcaTGTGggctaaatattaaattatttaaacttaaatttaaaaaagaacattaaactttgagtttttgacttgattgaacagcgctctcttccacctcaatacccatggctgaagtgcccttgagcaaggcactgaaaccccagttgctccccaTGCAATGGATCTATAGCTGCGCACTGtgctgggtgtgtgttcacggtgtgttcacttctcactcctgtatgtgtgcacttggatgggttaaatgagcaccaattctgagtttGGGTAACCATACTTAGCAattgtcacgactttcacttcactttcagtaTTGATATACCAACCGTGCTATCTGACTGCGAGTTCACGCACATCACAATCCTACATGTCTGCGTCTCCTGTCACTCACTCAGGCCGCGTTTACACTTGGTTTTagggctgcatttacactgcaaatgCCCAATTTGGATGTTCTGACagtatccgttttttttttttttttttgatgacttacATCTTTGTTCTTATAAAAGTTACCTGTATCTGATATCTGCATTAACACTACACGGGCCTAACTTGAAAACTGCTCAACAGTGTTTACACAGTTGTCAAGAATATGGAGAGTGAATGTGGACAGCTACACCAGGggagttttcaggagtgatgatattactgtgcaCGAGCTTGAATTGCTTTACCGTTGAACGACTGGCTCTTTCATCAGAAGACGTTGATAGAATGGCCATATTGGGCATTGCATTTTTCCCTGTTCAAAACTATACAAATTACACATCTTGTGTATTCTATAGTCATTGGTATTATCCGATCTGTCGGGCTTACATGGCAGATGCAGAGGAGAGTCTGTGGGCCTTTTCTGAAGCTTCGATCTAAAATCAGCGACACTCGTCTCGTTCAGTCCTGTTAAAGCGTTCTGTTACGGCCCACCACAATCAAATCTAGAACTTGGTACTCGTGCATTGTTTACTGCCATGACGGCACACGTACATTACAGAAACATCTATTTGATGTCTGTTTTTAAATCTGCAAGACTTATATTTCATATTGTGTCAAAATACTCATCTTGGCGAGTATCCTCATAAATAATCTGATGCGTCTTAAATGAACGTAAACAGCAAGAAATCACCTGTATCATTATTATAGATCCACTCAGTCTTAGTGACAGCTGTGacattaatgtgatttaaacaacaaaagagagagtGAAGTCATTGTTAGACCTGACTGAAGAACTTCAAGCACtggttttattttctatattttttctagtatttatttgtgccattggttgtgatttgtttatttgtttttgttgtattacTTGACCTCACTTAAGATGTGTTTGATATGATTTGATAATGTTTGAACTTTGAAAGAAGCTAGTAGCTTATTCTGAAAAACATGCTTGAGGGTTTAACTCAAAAGGCAAATGaagacatacagtacagtaaCCAAATGTGGGTTGTGTTTGAATGATGAAATAGCATGTGAAACACCTGATGCCTTAGTCCTCAGGAAAAGTGCAACAGCACATGATAAAACGACAACAAATTGTCATGTTTTATAGTctttatgcatttgttttatatctTTGTTGAAATGTGGAAAGAATCCCATTGAAACTTTGTGAACAAAACATTTGTGATATTATGAATTGGTGCTGAATATTTATGTAATAACTGTATTTCTTAattggttttgtgtgtgtataatc encodes the following:
- the LOC113082688 gene encoding dentin sialophosphoprotein-like encodes the protein MEGDLATLSITDVKTTQQEDIKWYFDDTRIAQITGDLSFICTDVGCNEDTERFRDRLKLDHQTGSLTITDVNTTDSGLYELKIISIRRSSEKSFSVTVYDVPAAERDEMKRKSVKEGESVTLNTRVMKNMNDSMRWYFNDICIAEMTGDQSDICTDVECNEGTERFRDRLKLDHQTGSLTIMNITNTDSGEYKLQIRSTESASLGSFVVTITDSGLSSAAVAVICAAATVCVLLLMAVFLYLLYHPVRWKDTKKQHNDQVNDVNDSSPDQSDVPLMDVAHERSSNHTDALVKNTTNDSSSNHTAALVKNTTSDSSSNHTDALVMNTINDSSSNHTDALVKNTTNDSSSNHTDAVVKNTTNDSSSNHTAALLKNTTSDSSSNHTDAPVMETTNDSSSNHTDALVMNTTNDSSSNHTDALVKNTTNDSSSNHTDAVVKNTTNDLSSNHTDAVVKNTTNDSSSNHTAALVKNTTNDSSSNHTDAVVKNTTNDSSSNHTAALLKNTTSDSSSNHTDALVMNTTNDLSSNHTDAPVMDTTNDSSSNHTDALVMNSTNDSSSNHTDALVKNTTNDSSSNHTDAVVKNTTNDSSSNHTAALLKNTTSDSSSNHTDALVKNTTNNSSSNHTDAVVKNTTNDSSSNHTAALLKNTTSDSSSNHTNAPVMNITSDSSSNHTDAPVMDATNDSSSNHTDAPVMDTINDSSSNHTDAQVKDTTNDSSSNHTDAVVKNTTNDSSSNHTDAVVKNTTNDSSSNHTDAPVKDATHDSSSNHTDAPVMDTTNDSSSNHTDAPVKDATNDSSSNHTDAPVMDTTNDLSSIHTDAPVKDTTNDSSSNRTDAPVMDTTNDLSSNHTDVLVNNTTNDSSSNHTDAPVKNTTNDSSSNHTDAPVKDATNDSSSNHTDAPVKNTTSDSSSNHTDAVVMNTTNDSSSNHTEIEPAAAREI